One genomic segment of Pseudonocardia sp. T1-2H includes these proteins:
- the ctaC gene encoding aa3-type cytochrome oxidase subunit II yields MAKLAALAVVAVPLLTGCSVDEVIRFGWPVGVTPESLQMRTLWTWAAIAALIVGVITWGAMFWAVAFHRKKKGDDDTPPRQTQYNLPVEIVFTIVPTIIVAVLFGFTVKVQNYVDKSNPDPDVRVAVTAFQWNWKFDYTGQNVTGTNAPVETIGTSTEIPLLVLPTDRSIEFTLSSNDVIHSFFVPEFLFKRDVFPMPDKNDTDKTVAIDRIEREGAFVGRCAELCGTYHASMNFEVRALQPALYDRYIALRKATNPQTGAPYTAAEALTTLNCGQWCAPQAVTTYPFATDRTLRSASEPVAAGR; encoded by the coding sequence GTGGCGAAGCTGGCCGCGCTCGCGGTCGTCGCCGTCCCGCTCTTGACCGGGTGTTCCGTCGACGAGGTCATCCGCTTCGGCTGGCCGGTGGGCGTCACCCCCGAGTCGCTGCAGATGCGCACCCTCTGGACGTGGGCGGCGATCGCGGCGCTGATCGTGGGCGTCATCACCTGGGGCGCGATGTTCTGGGCGGTCGCCTTCCACCGCAAGAAGAAGGGTGACGACGACACCCCGCCCCGGCAGACGCAGTACAACCTGCCCGTCGAGATCGTCTTCACGATCGTCCCCACGATCATCGTGGCGGTGCTCTTCGGCTTCACCGTCAAGGTGCAGAACTACGTCGACAAGTCGAACCCGGACCCCGACGTCCGGGTCGCCGTCACCGCGTTCCAGTGGAACTGGAAGTTCGACTACACCGGCCAGAACGTCACCGGGACGAACGCCCCCGTCGAGACGATCGGCACGTCGACCGAGATCCCGCTGCTGGTGCTGCCGACGGACCGGAGCATCGAGTTCACGCTCTCGTCCAACGACGTGATCCACAGCTTCTTCGTGCCGGAGTTCCTGTTCAAGCGGGACGTCTTCCCGATGCCGGACAAGAACGACACGGACAAGACCGTGGCCATCGACCGGATCGAGCGCGAGGGCGCCTTCGTCGGACGCTGCGCCGAGCTCTGCGGCACCTATCACGCGTCGATGAACTTCGAGGTCCGTGCGCTGCAGCCGGCGCTCTACGACCGCTACATCGCGCTGCGCAAGGCCACGAACCCGCAGACGGGCGCGCCCTACACCGCAGCCGAGGCGCTCACCACGCTGAACTGTGGCCAGTGGTGCGCACCGCAGGCCGTCACGACCTACCCGTTCGCGACGGATCGCACGCTGCGATCGGCCTCCGAGCCGGTCGCGGCCGGCCGCTGA
- the asnB gene encoding asparagine synthase (glutamine-hydrolyzing), with protein sequence MCGLLGLLTAGADAADRTGPIAEALRCQRHRGPDESGTWNDKDVVLGFNRLSIIDVDGSHQPLQYEGGRYTIIFNGEIYNYLELREELARDHGATFATEGDTEAVVAAYHHWGADAVPRLRGMFSFLIWDAEERLLFCARDPFGIKPLFYATGPTGTAFASEKKSLLQLAGELGILSDLDPAALQLYLTLQYVPEPRTLHRSIRRVESGTHVTVRPTGEVVEKRYFTPKFLSLPSHAPASAKAEAIVHGEIAEVLRDSVAKHMRADVTVGAFLSGGIDSTAIAALAKEHNPDLITFTTGFEREGYSEVDVAAESAAAIGVKHVVRTVTADEMMESLPLITWYLDDPVADPALVPLWFIAREARRHVKVVLSGEGADELFGGYTIYREPLSLAPFEKVPGTLRPLLGRASRRLPEGLRGKDLLRRGALSLEQRYYGNARIFRDDQLHSILRQYDPRVSHADVTAEHYRASEKWDAVARMQHVDLFTWLRGDILVKADKMTMANSLELRVPFLDPEVFRIASALPLEQKITSGAQGTTKYALRRSLEGIVPPHVLHRKKLGFPVPIRHWLRDEMYAWARDIIRDSDAGHLVDLPAVQSLLDAHREGPVDHSRRIWTLLVFLLWHGIFVERRISPKIPEPVYPVRI encoded by the coding sequence GTGTGCGGCTTGCTGGGACTGCTGACCGCCGGGGCTGACGCGGCCGACCGGACCGGACCGATCGCGGAGGCCCTGAGGTGTCAACGGCACCGGGGCCCCGACGAGAGCGGAACCTGGAACGACAAGGACGTCGTGCTGGGCTTCAACCGCTTGTCGATCATCGATGTGGACGGCTCCCACCAGCCGTTGCAGTACGAGGGTGGGCGCTACACGATCATCTTCAACGGTGAGATCTACAACTACCTGGAGCTGCGCGAGGAGCTGGCCCGCGACCACGGCGCCACCTTCGCGACCGAGGGCGACACCGAGGCCGTCGTGGCCGCCTACCACCACTGGGGTGCGGACGCGGTCCCCCGGCTGCGCGGGATGTTCTCGTTCCTGATCTGGGACGCCGAGGAGCGCCTGCTCTTCTGCGCGCGGGACCCCTTCGGCATCAAGCCGCTGTTCTACGCCACCGGGCCGACCGGCACGGCGTTCGCCAGCGAGAAGAAGAGCCTCCTCCAGCTCGCCGGCGAGCTGGGCATCCTGAGCGACCTGGACCCGGCCGCGCTGCAGCTCTACCTGACCCTGCAGTACGTCCCGGAGCCGCGGACCCTGCACCGCTCGATCCGGCGCGTCGAGTCCGGCACGCACGTCACCGTGCGGCCGACCGGCGAGGTCGTCGAGAAGCGGTACTTCACCCCGAAGTTCCTGTCGCTGCCGTCGCACGCGCCGGCCAGCGCGAAGGCCGAGGCCATCGTGCACGGCGAGATCGCGGAGGTCCTGCGGGACTCGGTGGCCAAGCACATGCGGGCCGACGTGACGGTGGGCGCCTTCCTCTCCGGCGGCATCGACTCGACGGCGATCGCGGCGCTGGCCAAGGAACACAACCCGGACCTGATCACCTTCACCACCGGGTTCGAGCGCGAGGGCTACTCCGAGGTCGACGTGGCGGCGGAGTCCGCGGCGGCGATCGGCGTCAAGCACGTCGTCCGGACCGTGACCGCGGACGAGATGATGGAGTCGCTGCCGCTGATCACCTGGTACCTCGACGACCCGGTGGCGGACCCGGCGCTGGTCCCGCTGTGGTTCATCGCCCGCGAGGCGCGCCGCCACGTCAAGGTCGTGCTGTCCGGCGAGGGCGCGGACGAGCTGTTCGGCGGCTACACGATCTACCGCGAGCCGTTGTCGCTCGCCCCGTTCGAGAAGGTCCCCGGCACGCTGCGCCCGCTGCTCGGCCGGGCGTCGCGGCGGCTGCCCGAGGGGCTGCGCGGCAAGGACCTGCTGCGCCGCGGTGCGCTGTCGCTGGAGCAGCGCTACTACGGCAACGCCCGGATCTTCCGGGACGACCAGTTGCACTCGATCCTGCGCCAGTACGACCCGCGGGTCAGCCACGCCGACGTCACCGCCGAGCACTACAGGGCGTCGGAGAAGTGGGACGCCGTCGCGCGGATGCAGCACGTGGACCTGTTCACCTGGCTGCGCGGGGACATCCTGGTCAAGGCGGACAAGATGACCATGGCGAACTCGCTCGAGCTGCGGGTGCCGTTCCTGGACCCCGAGGTCTTCAGGATCGCCTCCGCGCTGCCGCTGGAGCAGAAGATCACCTCGGGGGCCCAGGGCACCACGAAGTACGCGCTGCGCCGCTCGCTCGAGGGCATCGTCCCGCCGCACGTGCTGCACCGGAAGAAGCTCGGCTTCCCGGTGCCGATCCGGCACTGGCTGCGCGACGAGATGTACGCCTGGGCGCGGGACATCATCCGGGACTCCGACGCGGGACACCTGGTGGACCTGCCGGCCGTGCAGTCCCTGCTCGACGCGCACCGGGAGGGCCCGGTGGACCACAGCCGCCGGATCTGGACCCTGCTGGTCTTCCTGCTCTGGCACGGCATCTTCGTCGAGCGCCGGATCAGCCCGAAGATCCCGGAGCCCGTCTACCCCGTCCGCATCTAG
- a CDS encoding carbohydrate kinase family protein — protein MHFPGRFSDQLVADQLHRVSLSFLVDDLTVKRGGVAGNIAYAMGVLGQSPVLVGAVGSDFADYRSWLERHGVDTAGVHVFSDVHTARFVCTTDDDMCQIASFYTGAMARARDIELAPVAERVGGLDLVLIGANDPEGMLRHTDECRTRGYAFAADPSQQLARMEGPEIRRLVEGATYLLTNDYEWELLLKKTSWTADDVAGKVGTRVTTLGEDGVLIVGADGSELKVGVVPETGKVDPTGVGDAFRAGFLTGTANGLSLERAAQLGSLVAVLVLETDGPQEWRLDRESALVRLRDAYGPDAANEIAPLLPA, from the coding sequence ATGCACTTCCCGGGAAGGTTCTCGGACCAGCTCGTCGCGGACCAGCTGCACCGGGTGTCGCTCAGCTTCCTGGTCGACGACCTGACGGTGAAGCGCGGCGGGGTCGCGGGCAACATCGCCTACGCCATGGGCGTGCTGGGCCAGTCGCCCGTCCTCGTGGGCGCTGTGGGCTCGGACTTCGCGGACTACCGCTCCTGGCTCGAGCGCCACGGCGTCGACACCGCCGGGGTCCACGTGTTCTCCGACGTGCACACCGCGCGCTTCGTCTGCACCACGGACGACGACATGTGCCAGATCGCGTCCTTCTACACCGGCGCCATGGCGCGGGCGAGGGACATAGAACTCGCGCCGGTCGCCGAGCGCGTCGGCGGCCTGGACCTGGTGCTGATCGGGGCCAACGACCCCGAGGGAATGCTCCGGCACACCGACGAGTGCCGCACCCGGGGCTACGCGTTCGCCGCGGACCCGTCCCAGCAGCTCGCCCGCATGGAGGGCCCGGAGATCCGCCGCCTCGTCGAGGGCGCGACCTACCTGCTGACCAACGACTACGAGTGGGAGCTCCTGCTCAAGAAGACCAGCTGGACCGCCGACGACGTCGCGGGGAAGGTCGGCACCCGGGTCACCACGCTGGGCGAGGACGGCGTCCTGATCGTCGGCGCGGACGGCAGCGAGCTCAAGGTGGGTGTCGTTCCGGAGACCGGCAAGGTCGACCCGACGGGCGTCGGCGACGCCTTCCGCGCGGGCTTCCTCACGGGCACGGCGAACGGCCTGTCCCTGGAGCGCGCCGCCCAGCTCGGCTCCCTCGTCGCGGTGCTGGTCCTGGAGACCGACGGACCGCAGGAGTGGCGCCTGGACCGCGAGTCCGCACTCGTCCGCCTCCGGGACGCGTACGGCCCCGACGCCGCGAACGAGATCGCCCCCCTCCTCCCCGCCTGA
- a CDS encoding HesB/IscA family protein, which translates to MTVENTVQSDAATETHGVELTDNAAIKARTLLEQEGRDDMHLRIAVQPGGCAGLRYQLFFDDRSLDGDLFREYHGLKVGVDRMSAPYLQGAVIDFVDTIEKQGFTIDNPNAGGSCACGDSFN; encoded by the coding sequence ATGACCGTCGAGAACACCGTCCAGAGCGACGCCGCGACCGAGACGCACGGCGTCGAGCTCACCGACAACGCTGCGATCAAGGCCCGCACCCTGCTGGAGCAGGAGGGCCGGGACGACATGCACCTCCGCATCGCGGTCCAGCCCGGCGGCTGCGCGGGCCTGCGCTATCAGCTCTTCTTCGACGACCGGTCCCTCGACGGCGACCTGTTCCGCGAGTACCACGGCCTCAAGGTCGGCGTGGACCGGATGAGCGCGCCGTACCTGCAGGGTGCGGTCATCGACTTCGTCGACACCATCGAGAAGCAGGGCTTCACGATCGACAACCCGAACGCCGGCGGCTCGTGCGCCTGCGGGGACTCGTTCAACTGA
- a CDS encoding glycerate kinase has translation MRVLVAPSSFAGTLSAAEAAAAIAEGWGRGAPGDETTVLPLPAVEPSGLEAAFDGRPGLVLTGEGCFDWRSLRGSAIAAVARRAATQGVPCLVLAGQVLVGRREAGAIGVDTSYAVAEHAGSVEASLADPAGTLAALAAHVATQWSR, from the coding sequence GTGCGTGTGCTGGTGGCCCCGTCGTCCTTCGCCGGAACGCTCAGCGCGGCGGAAGCGGCGGCGGCGATCGCGGAGGGCTGGGGGCGGGGCGCACCGGGCGACGAGACGACGGTGCTGCCGCTTCCGGCCGTCGAGCCATCCGGCCTCGAGGCCGCGTTCGACGGCCGACCGGGGCTCGTGCTCACCGGAGAGGGCTGCTTCGACTGGCGGTCGCTGCGCGGGTCGGCGATCGCCGCCGTGGCGCGGAGGGCCGCGACGCAGGGCGTCCCGTGCCTGGTCCTGGCCGGGCAGGTGCTGGTCGGACGGCGCGAGGCGGGGGCGATCGGCGTCGACACCTCCTACGCGGTGGCGGAACACGCGGGGAGTGTCGAGGCCTCGCTCGCGGATCCGGCGGGGACCCTCGCGGCGCTCGCCGCGCACGTCGCCACGCAGTGGAGCCGGTGA
- a CDS encoding Nramp family divalent metal transporter, whose product MTEASPRRTEAFLPPTPPTGAKAKFRQLGPGLLAAATGVGAGDLVATMVAGAEYGTALLWAALLGTALKLALGEGVGRWHLASGSTLLDGWRRLGRWATGFFGVYIVIWGFVYGATAMSAVGLPLNALFGGLSVRYWAMIAGVVGLALVWAQRYHFFEKFMTVLVLIKFVSVVSIAVLVSPDLGNLASGLVPRLPDGSAVYVLGLIGGVGGTITMAAYGYWLFAKGWKGTGWLSMMRLDNAVGYVMTGIFVVAMLIVGSTILFGQNLTESDSGLLTLGTALGERYGDWSRILFLVGFLAVTSTSLLGVWNGVSLLFADWVRVIRLPHGAAAEVGAEAVVPGEAKAADEKGYWGVAVEKSLPFRGYLLWLTLPPMALLFIDKPFGLTLVYGVLGSVFMPFLAITLMLLLNSKRVVGEGRSGWLSNILLGAASALFLALLVTDLVGRFG is encoded by the coding sequence ATGACCGAGGCGTCACCCCGTAGGACCGAGGCCTTCCTACCGCCCACGCCGCCCACCGGGGCGAAGGCGAAGTTCAGACAGCTCGGACCCGGCCTGCTCGCGGCCGCCACCGGCGTCGGCGCCGGGGACCTCGTCGCGACCATGGTCGCGGGCGCGGAGTACGGCACCGCCCTGCTGTGGGCCGCGCTCCTCGGCACCGCGCTCAAGCTCGCGCTCGGCGAGGGCGTCGGCCGCTGGCACCTCGCCTCCGGCTCCACCCTGCTCGACGGCTGGCGCCGGCTCGGCCGCTGGGCCACCGGCTTCTTCGGCGTCTACATCGTGATCTGGGGCTTCGTCTACGGCGCGACGGCCATGTCCGCGGTCGGGCTGCCCCTCAACGCCCTGTTCGGCGGCCTGTCCGTGCGCTACTGGGCGATGATCGCCGGCGTCGTCGGGCTCGCCCTGGTGTGGGCGCAGCGGTACCACTTCTTCGAGAAGTTCATGACGGTCCTGGTGCTGATCAAGTTCGTCTCCGTCGTGTCCATCGCGGTCCTCGTCTCGCCCGACCTGGGCAACCTGGCCAGCGGTCTCGTCCCGCGCCTGCCGGACGGCTCGGCGGTCTACGTGCTCGGCCTGATCGGCGGCGTCGGTGGCACGATCACGATGGCGGCCTACGGGTACTGGTTGTTCGCGAAGGGCTGGAAGGGCACCGGCTGGCTGTCGATGATGCGGCTGGACAACGCCGTCGGGTACGTCATGACCGGCATCTTCGTGGTCGCGATGCTGATCGTCGGCTCCACGATCCTGTTCGGCCAGAACCTCACCGAGTCCGACAGCGGCCTGCTCACCCTCGGCACCGCGCTGGGCGAGCGCTACGGCGACTGGTCCCGGATCCTCTTCCTCGTCGGCTTCCTCGCGGTGACCTCGACGTCCCTGCTCGGCGTGTGGAACGGCGTCAGCCTGCTGTTCGCCGACTGGGTGCGGGTCATCCGGCTGCCGCACGGCGCCGCGGCGGAGGTGGGCGCCGAGGCCGTGGTGCCCGGCGAGGCGAAGGCGGCCGACGAGAAGGGGTATTGGGGCGTCGCCGTCGAGAAGTCGCTGCCGTTCCGCGGGTACCTGCTCTGGCTGACGCTGCCGCCGATGGCGCTGCTGTTCATCGACAAGCCCTTCGGCCTCACGCTCGTCTACGGGGTGCTGGGCTCGGTGTTCATGCCGTTCCTCGCGATCACGTTGATGCTGCTGCTGAACTCGAAGCGGGTCGTCGGCGAGGGGCGTTCGGGCTGGCTGTCCAACATCCTGCTCGGCGCGGCGTCCGCGCTGTTCCTGGCGCTGCTGGTGACGGACCTGGTCGGCCGCTTCGGCTGA
- a CDS encoding bifunctional adenosylcobinamide kinase/adenosylcobinamide-phosphate guanylyltransferase, with translation MGLGVVPETRSGRLFRDELGAANAALAAVCDEVLLLVAGLPVRLR, from the coding sequence GTGGGCCTGGGGGTCGTCCCGGAGACACGGTCGGGCCGGCTGTTCCGCGACGAGCTGGGCGCGGCCAACGCCGCGCTCGCGGCGGTGTGCGACGAGGTGCTGCTCCTCGTCGCCGGGCTGCCCGTACGGCTCAGGTGA
- a CDS encoding nicotinate-nucleotide--dimethylbenzimidazole phosphoribosyltransferase, with product MTSPDLPEVPSPDAEARRAAVARHDAMAVPAGGLGVLAELGCWLAAAQGTCPPRPPARARVVVVAADHGIAAAGVSAYAPDVTVKQVAATLEQGTPVSVTATVAGVSVRVVDAGLDAELLPGQGRHRVRRGSGRIDREDALTAEETERAFRIGRGLADEEVDAGADLLIPASLGVGATTAASTLVAAVTGAEPVAVVGRGSGIGDGAWMRKCAAIRDALRRTRPVSKEPLGLLRTAGGADLAVLTGFLVQAALRRTPVLLDGLVVGAAALLADELTPGARAWWLAAQISPEPAMTFVLQHLQLVPVLDLQVRQGDGTGAVAVVPLLQMAARLLGDTVTAEAAGIVPVRAVSG from the coding sequence GTGACCTCACCCGACCTCCCCGAGGTGCCCTCGCCCGACGCCGAGGCCCGGCGCGCCGCCGTGGCCCGGCACGACGCGATGGCCGTTCCCGCCGGCGGCCTCGGCGTCCTCGCCGAGCTGGGGTGCTGGCTCGCCGCGGCGCAGGGCACGTGCCCGCCGCGGCCGCCCGCGCGGGCCCGGGTCGTCGTCGTCGCCGCGGACCACGGGATCGCCGCCGCCGGGGTGTCCGCGTACGCCCCGGACGTCACGGTCAAACAGGTCGCCGCGACCCTCGAGCAGGGCACTCCGGTCTCGGTGACGGCGACCGTCGCGGGGGTGTCCGTCCGGGTCGTCGACGCCGGGCTGGACGCGGAGCTCCTCCCCGGCCAGGGCCGGCACCGGGTCCGCCGGGGCAGCGGCCGGATCGACCGTGAGGACGCGCTGACGGCCGAGGAGACCGAGCGCGCGTTCCGGATCGGGCGTGGACTGGCGGACGAGGAGGTCGACGCCGGCGCGGACCTGCTGATCCCGGCCTCGCTCGGGGTGGGCGCGACGACCGCGGCATCGACGCTGGTCGCGGCCGTGACCGGGGCCGAACCCGTCGCCGTCGTGGGGCGGGGCAGCGGGATCGGCGACGGGGCGTGGATGCGCAAGTGCGCCGCGATCCGGGACGCGCTGCGCCGGACCCGGCCCGTGTCGAAGGAGCCGCTGGGGCTGCTGCGGACGGCCGGCGGCGCGGATCTCGCGGTGCTCACCGGGTTCCTCGTGCAGGCCGCGCTGCGCCGCACCCCCGTGCTGCTCGACGGCCTCGTGGTCGGCGCCGCCGCGCTGCTGGCGGACGAGCTGACCCCCGGCGCCCGCGCCTGGTGGCTGGCCGCGCAGATCTCCCCCGAGCCCGCGATGACCTTCGTGCTGCAGCACCTGCAGCTCGTCCCGGTGCTGGACCTGCAGGTCAGACAGGGCGACGGGACGGGCGCGGTCGCCGTCGTCCCCCTGCTGCAGATGGCGGCGCGGCTGCTCGGCGACACCGTCACCGCGGAGGCGGCCGGGATCGTGCCGGTGCGCGCCGTCTCGGGCTGA